The Syntrophorhabdaceae bacterium DNA window ACCGAGCACATCGATCTTGCGGTCATTGCCCTACCCGATGAACTGGTTTTAAATGTGGCCGCAGAGTGCGGTAAAGGGGGAGTGGAAGGGGCGGTTATTCTTTCCTCCGGTCCCTGTGCCACTACGGAGGAGAGAATAGATCTTGAAAAGGGACTGCGGGAGATAAGGAAGAATTACGGTCTAAGGATAATCGGACCGGACAGTAGCGGCATCATGTTGCCCAATGACAGGCTGAATGCCACCTTCCTTCCCATTCGCCCCTTACCGGGAAACACGGCTTTTATCTCTCAGGGCGGCACCATGGGAAGCGCGATGTGTTACTGGGGTATAGATAATCATATCGGTCTCAGCATGTTCGCATCCCTTGGCTCTATGGTCGATGTTGATTTTGCCGATCTCATCGATTTTCTCCAGGAAGATTACTTCACCAGAAGTATCATGATTTATCTCGAACAGATAAAAGATGCGAGGAAGTTCCTGAGCGCTTCACGATGTTTTGCGAGAAATAAGCCTATTGTGGTCTTAAAACCCGGGCGATATCCGCAAACCACAAAAATAGGTTCAGGTCCGGAAATCGGAAACGACATGGCCTACGATGCTGCTTTCAAACGGGTGGGCATAGTGAGGGCAAAAGAGACGGAGGATTTTTTCGATACTGCCGCGGTTCTTGTCTCCAAGTCTCTCCCGAAAGGTTCCAGACTGGCCGTTATCACTAATTCGGGTGGCATGGGCATAATAGCGACTGATATCCTTATAGAGCAGAAAGGCCGCCTTGCCGGGTTTTCCGGACAAGGCGTGGAGGCCCTTAAAGACATAAAGACCGATTCCCCGAGGGGGATCGGTCCTGTCGTCTTATCCGCACGGGCGGGAATCGAACATTATTTAGCCGCATTAGCTGTCTGTTTGAAAGAGGACGAAGTCGACGGCGCCCTCATTATTTATACGCCATCCCCTTTTTGTGACCCCTGTGAGCTGGCAAGGCAGATTGCCGGGCCTGCCATGAAGACAGCCAAGCCGCTTATTGCAGTCTGGATGGGACGCCAATATTCACAGGAAGGCATCGAAATCCTCAAAAAAACAGGCATACCGGTCTATGACACCCCGGAAGACGCAGTCAGGGCGTATATGTACATGTATAATTACCACAGAAATATCATGGTGGTGAACGAGACACCCGAAGAACTCCCCGAAAATAAAATGAGACTGACAAATCATTTAAGGGCAATCATACAAAATGCGGGAAAAGAACATAAGGAGGTCCTTACCGGGGAGGAAGGGACCCAATTTATCCGAAACTACGGGTTCCCCCTCCTGGAAAAAGAGACATGGGAAGAGGGAACGGGAGGTTCGGAGCCGGCCATCGATGAATGGGCGGTAAGGTCGATGAGAGATATCGATTTCGGGACCATAATTCTTCTTATATCGATGAATGGCAAGAATAGGTACCGCTCCGGTTTTGCCGTTGGGCTGCCGCCACTCAATCAAGTTCTGGCAAAACGCTTGATGGAGGACGCAGAGTTCCCTTGGGGAAACGAATCCGGTGCGAACCTCATGGAAGAATTTCTCATTAACTTTGCCAATTTCGTTGCAGATTTTCCAGAGATCGCCGAGGTTGAAATTGAAGCGGTGGTGCTGCCCGATTACCGGGTCTACGCAAGAGCGGCAACGATTCAGATCGACGGCAATTATCGAAAGAGCGATAGGCAATACCCACACCTTGCGATCATGCCCTATCCGTCCCGGTATATCATGCCCTGGAAAATCCGTGACGGAAGAGAAGTATTGTTGCGACCGATCAAGGCCGAAGATGAACCCCTGATAAAGGAAATGATGTCCGCCCTGTCCGAAGAAACGCTTCGTGTGAGGTTTTTCGGCGCTATGGAGATCAATCACAAGATGCTGATGCATTTTTGCAACATAGATTATGATAGAGAGATCGCCATTGCCGTTGAACTGAAAGAGCGCGATCGCAAAAAAATCATCGGCGGCGGACGGCTCATTGTCGAACCCGACACGGAATACGGGCAGTTTGCCCTTCTCGTCTCCGACGATTTCCAAAGACAAGGCCTTGGGGAAAAACTCCTCGACCTCACCATTGGAATTGCATTGGACAAAGGTCTTCCCGAGATTTACGGAATCGTGCTCTCGGAGAATACTAAAATGTTGGGCCTCAGCAGAAAAATGGGGTTTAAATCGACCCGGTTGCCCGACGGAATCACCAGGGTCGCCCTGAAACTCAACTAACCCCTTCGCGATAAACTGCAGCAAAAAACGCGATATGTCCTATTGAACACGGTCCCTGTCGCCTTAAGAATCCCACTGGATATTCGATAAAGAACAGGTGCGGCCGACTGAACTGCCGCGGAACCGGAGAGTCTCGCCATTCCCCTACAGTGCGGACTCATCAGCAATCAGACACACGAAAGCTGAAGGCGAGGGGAAATAAGACACTATGGTTTGGCAGATCAAATCCGTGGACAAGAAACCTCTTGATTTCATGCTCGGCGCTAGTCGTTTTTTTGGAATCAAATTTGCATTAAGACATACGAAATTTACGAGGAAAGGAAACTATGAGGGTAAACATATATGGATGTCCCCCGGAAAAAAGAATGGATCGATCCGAAGAACACGCAGGAGTCTTTTCTTCGACAGCAGGAAAGAAGCGCATATTGGTGGTGGATGATGAGGACCTTCTGGTCGAATTGAACAGACAGAGATTGAACAGACTCGGTTATGAAGTGGTCGCGACCACGAGCAGTAAAGAAGCCCTGGAGATCTTCCGGGAAGAACCGGATACGTTCGATCTGGTAGTTACCGATTTTACAATGCCTCA harbors:
- a CDS encoding response regulator: MDRSEEHAGVFSSTAGKKRILVVDDEDLLVELNRQRLNRLGYEVVATTSSKEALEIFREEPDTFDLVVTDFTMPHMTGMDLAMELLRLRGNIPIIICTGYSEDISPTKAKEAGIQAFLMKPLENREMAEAVRHILDERS
- a CDS encoding GNAT family N-acetyltransferase, producing the protein MGDLKKTLNPETIAFIGADDREGSVERSVLDNLLSSGGKKLFPVNRDKRKVLHLDCYPSISDITEHIDLAVIALPDELVLNVAAECGKGGVEGAVILSSGPCATTEERIDLEKGLREIRKNYGLRIIGPDSSGIMLPNDRLNATFLPIRPLPGNTAFISQGGTMGSAMCYWGIDNHIGLSMFASLGSMVDVDFADLIDFLQEDYFTRSIMIYLEQIKDARKFLSASRCFARNKPIVVLKPGRYPQTTKIGSGPEIGNDMAYDAAFKRVGIVRAKETEDFFDTAAVLVSKSLPKGSRLAVITNSGGMGIIATDILIEQKGRLAGFSGQGVEALKDIKTDSPRGIGPVVLSARAGIEHYLAALAVCLKEDEVDGALIIYTPSPFCDPCELARQIAGPAMKTAKPLIAVWMGRQYSQEGIEILKKTGIPVYDTPEDAVRAYMYMYNYHRNIMVVNETPEELPENKMRLTNHLRAIIQNAGKEHKEVLTGEEGTQFIRNYGFPLLEKETWEEGTGGSEPAIDEWAVRSMRDIDFGTIILLISMNGKNRYRSGFAVGLPPLNQVLAKRLMEDAEFPWGNESGANLMEEFLINFANFVADFPEIAEVEIEAVVLPDYRVYARAATIQIDGNYRKSDRQYPHLAIMPYPSRYIMPWKIRDGREVLLRPIKAEDEPLIKEMMSALSEETLRVRFFGAMEINHKMLMHFCNIDYDREIAIAVELKERDRKKIIGGGRLIVEPDTEYGQFALLVSDDFQRQGLGEKLLDLTIGIALDKGLPEIYGIVLSENTKMLGLSRKMGFKSTRLPDGITRVALKLN